The following coding sequences are from one Rutidosis leptorrhynchoides isolate AG116_Rl617_1_P2 chromosome 11, CSIRO_AGI_Rlap_v1, whole genome shotgun sequence window:
- the LOC139877178 gene encoding uncharacterized protein encodes MKMKRVLTAEEIAGIAFRKQNVNQPLEQKETGENAPATSGNKRKAAEASQSQQKKKKLTPKQREDKRNDNFVPIEPRSADLPPPSSGHAEETHHTPPRVNPDLEATAESKDKTIHLDSESTPTPPHGSFRLANLAQLTQTSAENAAEQSAFLQQIFPAEFRNQLAALPFNQALNAFVQNGLVFFGMVADQARRSTNLYQVALRKETELGLLQAGVDQVKKDRDAAEEARKAVELTAAETKTALIEERKKNRELVMDSGPVTDEFNAYVDAVKDHEVNKAVLEVIQACSLTPPYPDAVQKKLKEGTAAALLEAENATTTIPIPLIDAFAADPNMPIDGFLKEDF; translated from the exons atgaagatgaagagagtactgactgcggaggagattgcgggcatcgccttccgcaaacagaatgtgaaccagccgttagagcagaaggagactggcgagaatgcacctgccacctccggcaataagcgcaaggccgccgaagcctcccaatcccaacagaagaagaagaaactcactcccaaacagagggaggacaagcggaacgataacttcgttcccatcgaaccccgttctgcggatctacctcccccatcctCTG GGCATGCGGAAGAAactcatcacaccccaccgcgggtcaatccggacctcgaagctactgccgagtcaaaggataagacgatacacctggactccgagtccacaccaaccccgccacacggtagcttccgattggcaaacctggcgcagctcacccagacatcggcggaaaacgccgcagagcagtccgccttcctccaacaaatcttcccggctgagttccgcaaccaactagccgcactgccttttaatcaggcgctcaacgccttcgtccaaaacggccttgtcttttttggcatggttgcagatcaagcccgccgttcgactaacttgtatcaagtggccttgcggaaagaaacagagctagggctgctgcaagcgggggttgatcaggtgaagaaagacagggacgccgcagaagaagcgcgcaaggcggtggagttaaccgcggcggaaaccaaaactgcactgattgaggagagaaagaaaaaccgcgagctg gtgatggattCTGGGCCAGTTACCGATGAGTTCAATGCCTATGTTGACGCGGTGAAAGACCACGAAGTCAACAAGGCAGTCTTAGAGGTGATTCAAGCCTGCAGCCTCACACCACCGTACCCTGACGCTGTGCAGAAgaaattgaaggagggtacggctgcggcaTTGCTGGAAGCGGAGAATGCTACCACCACCATTCCTATCCCTCTAATCGATGCGTTTGCGGCGGACCCAAACATGCCGATTGATGGGTTTCTCAAGGAAGATTTTTAG